In one window of Helianthus annuus cultivar XRQ/B chromosome 17, HanXRQr2.0-SUNRISE, whole genome shotgun sequence DNA:
- the LOC118488902 gene encoding glutamic acid-rich protein-like: MGDNEGSDDVDKSTTSSSEDEVVEVERAKRIQAEIEKEKQLKRKRREERQKDDDYVPSQEEMQTPTTSSKNKKVHEKKKMVSPKAAKRKLIIRLPKSTPKTKQPSQPPSPPKSPHKSPPKQPTPPRQPTPPIHQSPSPHVSPLHLSPPQKQTLFTSQEIFQTPPISQPIVQTTPGSSGYRGDFDFANTAQVKNVEKKVDEVIAENKRLAAENKKVSDREKILEMRVKRLETDNKESLKKIDNDQSEIDILKVRVVELEEEKARRDEQNKYFEMKNKELEVAKAFKEHEFYMLNKVVEKMLGTSIEQKFEEIQVEDLRAKHQAEIDEQMKEKGKGVEGSSAVTERSIVSSLVVENHVPLTAISGLFEEETHLEELAGEDDDEDDDDDEEEGDDEDDEEDHDDEKVFSASSHSSDNDDDDDAQGGMGIKVTEVSKERNVDDFLNDSVNEESGGAEGKGESGDAQNVEHSKNLILRLDTYREEGEHFNTYTLEKIKEMTRMVNPDFKFDFEEELNAFDINHQPEYEYKYVENADVRQG; the protein is encoded by the exons ATGGGTGACAATGAAGGTAGTGATGACGTGGATAAAAGCACTACAAGTTCTTCAGAAGACGAAGTAGTTGAAGTTGAACGTGCCAAAAGAATTCAAGCTGAAATTGAGAAAGAAAAACAGCTGAAAAGAAAGAGACGAGAGGAAAGACAGAAAGATGATGATTATGTTCCTTCTCAGGAAGAAATGCAAACGCCTACAACGTCTAGTAAAAACAAGAAAGTTCATGAGAAAAAGAAGATGGTTTCTCCAAAGGCAGCTAAACGAAAGTTGATTATCAGATTGCCGAAAAGTACACCAAAGACAAAACAACCAtcacaaccaccatcaccacctaaaTCACCACACAAATCACCTCCAAAACAACCAACTCCACCAAGACAACCCACACCACCAATACATCAATCACCATCACCACATGTTTCACCACTACATCTCTCACCACCACAAAAACAAACCCTATTCACATCTCAAGAAATCTTTCAAACACCACCAATCTCACAACCTATTGTTCAAACCACACCTGGTTCTTCAGGGTACAGAG GAGACTTTGATTTTGCAAACACCGCACAAGTCAaaaatgttgaaaagaaagttgatgaagTGATAGCTGAAAACAAAAGATTAGCTGCTGAGAACAAGAAAGTCTCTGATCGTGAGAAAATTCTTGAAATGCGTGTGAAGAGACTAGAGACTGATAACAAAGAATCACTGAAGAAGATTGACAATGATCAATCAGAGATTGATATCTTGAAAGTGCGAGTGGTtgaacttgaagaagaaaaggctCGCAGAGATGAACAGAACAAATATTTCGAGATGAAAAACAAAGAGCTTGAAGTTGCAAAAGCATTTAAAGAACATGAGTTCTATATGTTAaacaaagttgttgaaaagatGCTTGGAACGTCAATAGAACAAAAGTTTGAAGAGATACAAGTTGAAGATCTCAGGGCTAAACACCAAGCTGAGATTGATGAACAGATGAAAGAAAAAGGCAAAGGCGTTGAAGGTAGTTCAGCAGTGACAGAGAGATCAATTGTTTCTTCTTTGGTTGTTGAGAATCATGTACCTTTAACTGCTATATCTGGCCTTTTTGAGGAAGAAACACATCTTGAAGAGTTAGCTGGTGAAgacgatgatgaagatgatgacgatgatgaagaaGAGGGTGATGATGAGGATGACGAGGAAGACCACGATGATGAGAAAGTCTTCTCGGCTAGCAGTCATAGTTCTGataacgatgatgatgatgatgctcaagGTGGTATGGGTATAAAAGTGACTGAAGTTTCCAAGGAAAGAAATGTTGATGATTTTCTGAATGATTCTGTGAATGAAGAGTCAGGGGGAGCTGaaggaaagggggagtctggtgATGCTCAAAATGTTGAACATTCTAAAAACTTAATTCTAAGGTTGGATACTTACAGGGAAGAAGGTGAACACTTTAATACGTATACATTGGAAAAGATCAAAGAAATGACGCGTATGGTGAATCCTGATTTCAAGTTTGATTTCGAAGAAGAATTAAATGCATTCGACATCAACCACCAACCAGAATACGAGTATAAGTATGTTGAGAATGCTGATGTACGACaaggttga